A genomic segment from Segniliparus rotundus DSM 44985 encodes:
- the orn gene encoding oligoribonuclease, with translation MGDTKDRLLWVDCEMTGLRPGFDQLIEIAALVTDGELNIIDDGIDLVIHAEEDKLAQMDEYVTNMHASSGLTEAVRASELSLAEAEERVLAYVKERFPAPRTAILAGNSIATDRSFLAKDMPELDAWLHYRMVDVSTIKELSRRWYPRIYFNQPEKGLAHRALADIVESVRELRYYRSTAFVAQPGPSSEEIESVVKELTTG, from the coding sequence ATGGGCGACACGAAAGACCGTTTGCTGTGGGTGGACTGCGAGATGACCGGGCTGCGCCCCGGCTTCGACCAGCTCATCGAGATCGCCGCCCTGGTCACCGACGGCGAGCTGAACATCATCGACGACGGGATCGACCTGGTGATCCACGCCGAGGAGGACAAACTCGCCCAGATGGACGAGTACGTGACGAATATGCACGCGAGCTCCGGGCTCACCGAAGCCGTGCGCGCCTCCGAGCTGTCCCTCGCCGAAGCCGAGGAGCGCGTGCTCGCCTACGTCAAAGAACGCTTCCCCGCCCCGCGCACCGCCATCCTGGCGGGGAACTCCATCGCCACCGACCGGTCTTTCCTGGCGAAAGACATGCCGGAGCTCGACGCGTGGCTGCACTACCGCATGGTGGACGTGAGCACGATCAAAGAGCTGTCGCGGCGCTGGTATCCGAGGATTTACTTCAACCAACCCGAAAAAGGGCTCGCCCACCGGGCGCTCGCGGACATTGTCGAATCGGTGCGCGAGCTGCGCTACTACCGGTCCACAGCATTCGTCGCGCAACCAGGCCCCAGCAGCGAGGAAATCGAATCGGTCGTCAAAGAGCTGACAACGGGCTGA